One region of Culex pipiens pallens isolate TS chromosome 2, TS_CPP_V2, whole genome shotgun sequence genomic DNA includes:
- the LOC120426494 gene encoding probable cytochrome P450 9f2, which produces MEVDLLYVLAAVSVVGFVYYWLTKNKGYFHNKPIPSMAVKPIVGSAADLYLKKCSFSEYIERAYNKFAGVKVFGLFDANIPMFVIREPELIKRIGVKDFEHFMDHRPIFGTDTDHPDILFPKSLFALTDQKWKNMRATLSPAFTGSKMRQMFDLVVECSENMVKFYQNEVRTKGGSQEYEMKDVFSRFTNDVIATCAFGIKVDSSRDQDNEFYQQGKRMMQFGRFNVILRTFGYRFVPSMMDKLGIDIIDKEQNTYFATLIRDAVKTRESHGIVRPDMVNLLIEARKGTLKYQHENEQNEGFATVLESDVGKAQVMKSMSESEMIAQCLIFFLAGFDTVSTCLTFLAYELTMNPEAQNKLYEEIMEMKRSLNGKSLTYDALQKMKYMDMAVTESLRMWPPVPAVDRLCVRDYVLDDGEGLKFTIEKGTGVWFPVHGLHHDPKFYPNPKKFTPERFSDENKASINPDAYLPFGVGPRNCIGSRFALMEVKAIVYYMLMNFSFEKTSNTQVPLQLKTGLSMSPEKGVYVNFKPRKV; this is translated from the exons ATGGAAGTAGATCTATTGTACGTTCTTGCCGCGGTTAGCGTAGTTGGATTTGTGTACTATTGGTTGACGAAAAATAAAGGctattttcataacaaaccaATCCCTTCGATGGCTGTCAAGCCAATTGTGGGCAGCGCCGCTGATTTGTACCTTAAAAAGTGTTCCTTCTCGGAATACATCGAACGAGCGTATAACAAGTTTGCTGGTGTGAA AGTTTTTGGCCTTTTTGACGCCAATATCCCAATGTTTGTGATTCGTGAACCGGAACTGATCAAGCGAATCGGCGTGAAAGACTTCGAGCACTTTATGGATCATCGACCGATTTTCGGAACGGATACCGACCATCCCGATATCCTGTTCCCAAAAAGCCTGTTCGCGTTGACGGACCAAAAGTGGAAGAACATGCGTGCGACACTGAGTCCGGCCTTTACTGGTTCCAAGATGCGGCAGATGTTCGATCTGGTCGTTGAGTGCAGCGAGAACATGGTCAAGTTCTACCAGAACGAAGTTCGGACCAAGGGCGGATCGCAGGAGTACGAAATGAAGGATGTATTTTCGCGATTCACGAATGATGTGATTGCGACGTGTGCCTTTGGTATCAAGGTGGACTCGTCGAGGGATCAAGATAACGAGTTTTATCAGCAGGGCAAGCGAATGATGCAGTTTGGAAGATTTAATGTGATATTACGCACTTTTGGATACCGGTTCGTTCCATCAATGATGGATAAGCTCGGGATTGATATTATAGACAAGGAACAAAATACGTACTTTGCTACGTTGATCAGAGATGCAGTAAAAACAAGGGAGTCCCACGGAATTGTCCGGCCAGATATGGTAAATCTTCTGATTGAAGCTAGAAAGGGTACGTTGAAGTATCAACatgaaaacgaacaaaacgaaggATTCGCCACGGTATTGGAATCCGATGTGGGTAAAGCTCAAGTCATGAAGTCCATGAGTGAAAGTGAAATGATTGCGCAATGCTTGATCTTCTTCCTGGCCGGATTCGACACAGTGTCCACCTGTCTAACGTTCCTAGCGTATGAGCTAACAATGAATCCAGAAGCGCAGAACAAACTCTACGAAGAAATAATGGAAATGAAACGTTCCCTTAACGGAAAATCTCTCACCTATGACGCGCTCCAAAAAATGAAATACATGGACATGGCCGTTACGGAATcgctccggatgtggccaccggttccCGCAGTGGATCGACTTTGCGTGCGCGACTACGTGCTCGACGATGGAGAGGGATTGAAGTTTACAATCGAAAAGGGAACGGGAGTATGGTTCCCGGTGCACGGGTTGCATCACGATCCCAAGTTCTACCCAAACCCCAAAAAGTTTACCCCGGAACGGTTCAGTGACGAGAACAAGGCGAGCATAAATCCTGATGCTTACTTGCCGTTTGGAGTCGGCCCACGGAACTGTATTGGATCGAGATTTGCCCTGATGGAGGTTAAGGCAATCGTGTACTACATGTTGATGAACTTTAGCTTCGAAAAGACGTCGAACACGCAAGTTCCACTGCAGCTCAAAACAGGACTTTCCATGAGTCCTGAGAAGGGAGTTTATGTGAACTTTAAACCACGAAAAGTTTAA